The Calditrichota bacterium genome contains a region encoding:
- the frr gene encoding ribosome recycling factor — MADNKPETILQDAKRRMRASVENITAELAKIRTGKASAALLDAVRVEYYGAQVPIKQVANIGVPEPRLITIQPWDRTVIGAIEKAILKADLGLNPINDGHLIRLPIPELTEERRKELVKVCKKIAEEGRIAVRNVRRDANDKLKLAEKNHEISEDDSHRYQEKVQELTDEIIKEIDQLLEKKEAEIMEE; from the coding sequence ATGGCTGACAACAAACCGGAAACGATCCTCCAGGACGCCAAGCGGCGGATGCGCGCCAGCGTAGAAAACATCACTGCCGAGCTGGCCAAGATCCGCACGGGCAAGGCCTCAGCCGCTTTGCTGGATGCTGTGCGCGTGGAGTACTATGGGGCGCAGGTGCCCATCAAGCAGGTGGCCAACATCGGCGTGCCTGAGCCGCGCCTGATCACCATCCAGCCCTGGGACCGCACGGTCATCGGCGCCATCGAGAAGGCCATTCTGAAGGCCGACTTGGGGCTGAATCCCATCAACGACGGCCACCTCATTCGCTTGCCCATCCCGGAACTCACCGAGGAGCGGCGCAAGGAGCTGGTCAAGGTCTGCAAAAAGATCGCCGAAGAGGGGCGCATTGCCGTCCGCAACGTGCGCCGCGACGCCAACGACAAGCTCAAACTGGCCGAGAAGAACCACGAGATCTCCGAAGACGACTCGCACCGCTACCAAGAGAAGGTGCAGGAGTTGACCGACGAGATCATCAAGGAGATCGATCAGCTCCTCGAGAAGAAGGAAGCCGAGATCATGGAGGAGTAG
- a CDS encoding UMP kinase produces MQQPVYKRILVKLSGEALMGQQGLGIDPAVVSTVADEIRVVREHGVQVGVVVGGGNIFRGLSASARGMDRVTADYMGMLATVINALALQDYLERKGVPTRVLTAIKMEAVAEPFIRRRAIRHLEKGRVVIFAAGTGSPFFTTDTTAALRAVEIDAEVILKATKVDGVYDADPMKHQDATMFDAISYMDVVRRGLKVMDATAVTLCMDNKLPIIVFNLNKPGNLLRVVLGEKVGTKVSGESNG; encoded by the coding sequence GTGCAACAACCCGTGTACAAGCGCATCCTGGTGAAGCTGAGCGGCGAGGCCCTCATGGGCCAGCAGGGCTTGGGCATCGATCCTGCGGTGGTCAGCACCGTGGCAGACGAAATCCGCGTGGTGCGAGAGCATGGCGTGCAGGTGGGCGTCGTGGTCGGCGGTGGCAACATCTTCCGCGGCCTGTCCGCCAGCGCACGCGGCATGGACCGCGTGACCGCCGACTACATGGGCATGTTGGCCACGGTGATCAATGCCCTGGCTCTGCAAGACTACCTGGAGCGCAAAGGGGTGCCCACCCGTGTGCTCACGGCCATCAAGATGGAGGCAGTGGCCGAGCCGTTCATCCGGCGTCGCGCCATCCGGCACTTGGAAAAGGGGCGTGTGGTCATCTTCGCAGCCGGCACGGGGAGCCCCTTCTTCACCACCGACACCACTGCCGCTCTTCGCGCCGTGGAGATCGACGCCGAAGTGATTCTCAAGGCCACGAAGGTGGATGGCGTCTATGACGCCGACCCGATGAAGCACCAGGACGCCACCATGTTCGATGCCATCAGCTACATGGATGTGGTGCGCAGGGGGCTCAAGGTGATGGATGCCACGGCGGTCACCTTGTGCATGGACAACAAACTGCCCATTATCGTCTTCAACCTCAACAAGCCTGGTAACCTCTTGCGCGTGGTATTGGGTGAAAAGGTTGGAACGAAAGTGAGTGGTGAGAGCAATGGCTGA
- a CDS encoding glycoside hydrolase family 127 protein: MPALGESFSAPRARVPWRAPRGKGLRPPLLTPLPASAVRPLGWLRAQLRIQADGLTGHLDEFWPDVAHSKWFGGDAEGWERAPYWLDGLIPLAWLLDDAALKEKATTRIEQILAGQREDGWYGPYVPPEQGASKQYDIWAFFLMNKVLVQYHELTGDGRALQAVLRCLKAMDKHLRRYPLFNWGKFRWFENLIAIYYAYRHTGEAWLLDLARLHHEQGFDYPSFYRQEDVTVPTPRRGLWKWTKHVVNTAMAVKSGALWWQLSGEPADRRFPAEMIALLDRYHGQVNGMFSGDECLAGKNPLQGTELCAVVEMMYSLEHLLSIFGEPAFADRLERIAFNALPATFSPDMWAHQYDQQVNQVQCTINEEHLWTTNGPESNIYGLEPNFGCCTANMHQGWPKFAAHLWMRTPDQGLAAVAYAPSAVSVQIKGTPVRVTLETDYPFRQQLSFIVESQEPVRFPLWLRIPAWADGAKVDAPKRASSPLPPGSFVKIEREWRGTTRLTLELPMRPRVERRYNDAVAIVRGPLVYSLLIGEEWRQVNQDKPHRQPPHADWEVRPTTPWNYALRVDAASPDRSLSFEERPVGSPPFSPQGAGVVAKAKGSLLPNWKLQHGWAGETPPSPVHSDQPLQEVTLIPYGCTNIRITEFPQLAE, from the coding sequence ATGCCGGCTCTGGGCGAGAGCTTTTCGGCGCCACGGGCACGCGTTCCTTGGCGCGCACCGCGAGGTAAGGGCCTCCGTCCACCGCTCCTCACACCCCTGCCCGCGTCGGCCGTTCGCCCTCTGGGTTGGTTGCGCGCCCAGCTGCGCATCCAAGCCGATGGCCTGACCGGCCATCTGGACGAATTCTGGCCTGACGTGGCCCACAGCAAGTGGTTCGGTGGCGACGCCGAGGGCTGGGAACGGGCCCCGTACTGGCTGGACGGCCTCATCCCTCTGGCGTGGCTTCTGGACGACGCGGCTCTCAAGGAGAAAGCGACCACCCGCATCGAGCAGATCCTTGCCGGCCAACGCGAGGACGGCTGGTACGGCCCCTATGTGCCCCCGGAGCAAGGCGCCAGCAAACAGTACGACATCTGGGCCTTCTTCCTCATGAACAAGGTGCTCGTCCAGTACCACGAGCTCACTGGTGACGGCCGTGCCCTGCAGGCAGTGCTCCGTTGCCTCAAAGCCATGGACAAGCACCTACGCCGCTACCCCCTGTTCAATTGGGGCAAGTTCCGCTGGTTCGAAAACCTCATCGCTATCTACTACGCCTATCGGCACACGGGCGAGGCGTGGCTTCTTGACCTTGCCCGCCTCCACCACGAGCAGGGGTTCGACTACCCGAGCTTCTACCGCCAGGAGGACGTGACCGTGCCCACGCCGCGCCGCGGCCTGTGGAAATGGACCAAGCACGTGGTAAACACCGCCATGGCCGTCAAGTCAGGGGCACTCTGGTGGCAACTGAGCGGCGAGCCTGCGGACAGGCGCTTCCCTGCGGAAATGATCGCCCTGCTGGACCGCTACCATGGGCAGGTGAACGGCATGTTCAGCGGGGACGAATGCCTGGCCGGCAAGAACCCCTTGCAAGGCACCGAGCTGTGCGCCGTGGTGGAGATGATGTATTCGTTGGAGCACCTGCTTTCCATCTTTGGGGAGCCGGCGTTCGCCGACCGCCTAGAAAGAATCGCCTTCAACGCGCTGCCGGCCACCTTTTCGCCGGACATGTGGGCCCACCAGTACGACCAGCAGGTCAACCAGGTGCAATGCACCATCAACGAGGAGCATCTTTGGACCACCAACGGGCCAGAGTCGAACATCTACGGCCTGGAGCCCAACTTTGGCTGCTGCACGGCGAACATGCATCAAGGGTGGCCCAAGTTCGCCGCCCACCTGTGGATGCGCACGCCCGACCAAGGACTGGCCGCGGTGGCCTACGCGCCGAGCGCAGTGAGCGTACAGATCAAAGGCACGCCGGTGAGGGTGACCTTGGAGACCGACTATCCCTTCCGGCAGCAACTCTCCTTCATCGTCGAGAGCCAAGAGCCGGTACGCTTCCCCCTCTGGTTGCGCATCCCAGCGTGGGCCGACGGGGCAAAGGTGGATGCGCCCAAGCGAGCCTCATCGCCCCTGCCGCCGGGGAGCTTTGTCAAGATCGAACGGGAATGGCGAGGGACCACACGCCTGACCCTGGAACTCCCCATGCGGCCGCGCGTGGAGCGGCGCTACAACGACGCCGTCGCCATCGTGCGCGGGCCACTGGTGTACTCCCTGCTGATTGGCGAGGAGTGGCGGCAGGTGAACCAAGACAAGCCCCATCGCCAGCCGCCGCATGCCGACTGGGAGGTCCGCCCCACCACGCCGTGGAACTATGCCTTGCGCGTAGATGCCGCCAGCCCGGACCGGTCCCTTTCCTTCGAAGAACGGCCCGTGGGCTCGCCGCCCTTTTCGCCACAAGGAGCAGGCGTGGTGGCGAAGGCGAAAGGGAGCCTGCTTCCCAATTGGAAGCTGCAGCATGGCTGGGCAGGTGAAACCCCGCCGAGCCCGGTGCACTCCGACCAGCCGCTGCAGGAAGTGACGTTGATCCCCTACGGTTGCACCAACATCCGCATCACGGAGTTTCCGCAGCTGGCGGAGTAG
- a CDS encoding uroporphyrinogen-III decarboxylase-like protein has product MRKETMTPRERWLAVLRREKPDRVPMDYWATPETTEQLMRHLRCSSKEELFARLHIDAPVRLTPRYVGPSLPPDTDVFGCRFRQVDYGSGTYSECIYHPLAEFRSVSEIERNYTWPRADWWDYADVKKQAEENTRWPLAGGLYEPFLTYKYLRGDVQAFIDLVENPEMVHYCLDHLLELSYQEALRIYEQVPGQVTYTYVAEDMGGQNDLLFSPEVIREFFLPRMKRMIDLVHQAGAFVFHHNDGAIRRIIPDMIEAGIDILNPLQWRTPGMEREGLKRDFGQKVVLHGGVDNQHTLPFGTVEEVRQEVMDNLRILGEGGGYILAPCHNIQPITPPENIVAMYEAGLEHGWQ; this is encoded by the coding sequence GTGCGTAAAGAGACCATGACACCGCGCGAGAGGTGGCTGGCCGTGCTCAGGCGGGAGAAGCCGGACCGCGTGCCCATGGACTATTGGGCCACGCCGGAGACGACGGAACAGCTGATGCGCCATCTGAGGTGCTCCAGCAAAGAGGAGCTCTTTGCGCGCTTGCACATCGATGCCCCCGTGCGCCTCACTCCCCGCTACGTCGGTCCCTCCTTGCCGCCAGACACGGACGTATTCGGCTGCCGCTTCCGCCAAGTGGATTATGGCAGTGGCACCTACAGCGAATGCATCTACCATCCACTGGCGGAGTTTCGCTCCGTGAGCGAGATCGAGCGCAACTACACCTGGCCGCGTGCCGACTGGTGGGACTATGCCGACGTCAAGAAGCAGGCCGAGGAGAACACCCGCTGGCCATTGGCTGGCGGCCTCTACGAGCCCTTCTTGACGTACAAGTACCTGCGCGGTGACGTGCAGGCCTTTATTGACCTGGTGGAAAACCCCGAGATGGTGCACTACTGCTTGGACCATCTGCTGGAGCTCTCCTACCAGGAGGCGCTGCGCATCTATGAGCAGGTGCCCGGCCAGGTGACCTACACCTACGTGGCCGAGGACATGGGCGGCCAAAACGACCTGCTCTTCTCCCCAGAGGTCATCCGCGAGTTTTTCCTCCCCAGAATGAAAAGGATGATCGACCTTGTCCACCAGGCGGGGGCGTTCGTTTTTCACCACAATGACGGGGCCATTCGGCGCATCATACCCGACATGATCGAGGCGGGGATCGACATCCTCAACCCGTTGCAGTGGCGCACCCCGGGCATGGAGCGCGAGGGACTGAAGCGCGACTTTGGCCAGAAGGTAGTGCTGCACGGCGGTGTTGACAACCAGCACACGCTGCCGTTTGGCACGGTGGAAGAGGTGCGCCAGGAGGTGATGGACAACCTGCGGATCTTAGGTGAAGGTGGCGGCTACATCTTGGCGCCGTGTCACAACATCCAGCCCATCACGCCGCCCGAGAACATCGTGGCGATGTACGAAGCTGGGTTGGAGCACGGCTGGCAGTGA